Proteins from a genomic interval of Nostoc sp. TCL240-02:
- a CDS encoding HEPN domain-containing protein, producing MKFDWSSYLKLAETLFDEVTNSSRQSNSSSMDEAKIRSSVSRAYYSVFCLARNYLRDIEGHTSLKTDKFSIHEYVIKQLGNSKDKDRRYLGECLSRLRGLRNEVDYEDYIASHLLIAKAKQTLKDANKVIELLNKLTSSQKP from the coding sequence ATGAAATTCGACTGGTCAAGTTATTTAAAGCTTGCAGAAACTCTATTTGATGAAGTAACTAATTCCTCAAGACAGTCAAATAGTTCATCAATGGATGAAGCAAAGATACGCTCTTCTGTTAGTAGAGCGTATTATTCAGTTTTTTGCCTAGCTAGAAACTACTTACGTGATATTGAAGGACATACTAGTTTAAAAACTGACAAATTTAGTATACATGAATACGTAATCAAACAGTTAGGAAATAGTAAAGATAAAGATAGAAGATATTTAGGAGAATGTTTGTCTCGTCTACGTGGATTGAGGAATGAAGTTGACTATGAAGATTATATAGCTTCTCATCTTCTCATAGCTAAGGCAAAGCAAACTTTGAAAGATGCTAATAAAGTTATTGAATTATTAAATAAATTGACTAGTAGTCAAAAACCATAG
- a CDS encoding nuclease codes for MKIWSLPQVATFQLEVLPKATFNKLQYEAEFYKTFFSAVIHWATDLEQIIQNASEIACTYGLAAMDALHMAAALQIQADQLITTEKPTKPMHRVTEIQITSI; via the coding sequence ATGAAAATCTGGAGTTTGCCTCAAGTAGCAACGTTTCAGTTAGAAGTCTTGCCTAAAGCAACTTTTAACAAGCTACAATACGAAGCAGAATTTTACAAAACATTTTTTAGTGCTGTCATCCACTGGGCAACTGACTTAGAGCAAATTATACAGAATGCTTCTGAAATTGCCTGTACTTACGGTTTAGCTGCAATGGATGCACTTCATATGGCGGCTGCTCTCCAAATTCAAGCTGATCAACTGATCACCACTGAAAAGCCAACCAAACCAATGCACCGAGTAACGGAAATCCAGATTACTTCAATATAA
- a CDS encoding ATP-dependent Clp protease proteolytic subunit: MDISPIKAVQAPYYGDNFYRTPPPDLPSLLLKERIVYIGMPLVPAVTELIVAELLFLQSDDPEKPIKIYINSTGTSGYSGEPIGFETEAFAIYDTMKYIKPPIHTICVGSAMGMSAMLLSAGTKGCRASLPHSSIILHQPKSYAQGQATDIQIRAREVLVNKGALVDILHRTTGQPPEKIAKDMDRLLYLTPYEAKEYGLIDRVFEKEELANPPLPASVL; the protein is encoded by the coding sequence ATGGACATTTCCCCAATCAAAGCTGTTCAAGCCCCATATTACGGCGATAACTTCTACCGGACACCACCGCCAGATTTACCTTCCCTCTTATTGAAGGAGCGAATAGTCTATATTGGGATGCCACTGGTGCCTGCTGTCACGGAATTAATCGTGGCTGAGTTGCTGTTTTTGCAATCCGATGACCCAGAAAAGCCCATTAAAATCTATATCAACTCCACCGGTACATCTGGTTACAGTGGCGAACCCATTGGCTTTGAAACCGAAGCCTTCGCCATCTATGACACCATGAAATATATCAAGCCTCCTATCCACACCATCTGCGTCGGTTCTGCGATGGGTATGTCAGCCATGCTTCTCAGTGCTGGGACAAAAGGTTGCCGCGCTAGTTTGCCTCACTCTTCGATTATCCTGCATCAGCCTAAGAGCTACGCCCAAGGTCAAGCAACGGATATTCAAATTCGGGCAAGGGAAGTTTTGGTAAACAAAGGTGCGTTAGTTGATATTTTACATCGCACCACCGGACAGCCCCCAGAAAAAATTGCTAAAGACATGGATAGGTTGTTATATCTAACACCTTACGAAGCGAAGGAATACGGACTAATTGACAGAGTTTTTGAGAAAGAAGAACTCGCAAATCCCCCCCTTCCAGCCAGTGTCCTTTAG
- a CDS encoding esterase-like activity of phytase family protein produces MLNKSLILSLLALFAVAPAANAEVKLIAIGSLDGNISDRSTETSAPLENGVPGNLLGGLGSGLAYAGCNTFIAIPDRGPNAVSYNSAVSDTASYINRFQTIKVKLSPSKIGSALPFTLTPSLIDTTLLFSNEPLYYGNGAALGLGSGVPALNTKNKNYFTGRSDNFNPTQISTYPNNARFDPEGVRVSNNGKQIFISDEYGPYVYQFNRNTGKRIRVFNLPSKFAVSNLSPVSDTEITGNTSGRVANKGMEGLAITPNGKTLIGILQSPLLQDGGTNGAYTRIVKIDIETGATEEYAYQLDNIGTAAKPKYPTVSEILAISDREFLVDERDGKGFGDGSKAAFKKIYHIDLTNAPEVSNITGEINLVGKAVSKTLFLDVVTALTQNGIKEEDIPAKLEGLAFGEDVVINRVKKHTLFIANDNDFLGTIAPGIDNPNKFFVFAVDTTDLPGFVPQDIKDRD; encoded by the coding sequence ATGCTCAACAAAAGTCTAATTTTGTCCTTGTTGGCGTTATTTGCTGTGGCTCCTGCCGCCAATGCAGAGGTTAAATTAATTGCAATTGGGAGCCTAGATGGTAACATTAGCGATCGCTCCACGGAAACATCTGCTCCCCTGGAAAATGGTGTTCCGGGAAACCTCTTGGGTGGTTTAGGGTCGGGATTGGCCTATGCTGGCTGTAACACCTTTATCGCTATCCCAGACCGAGGCCCAAATGCCGTGTCATACAACAGCGCTGTCAGTGACACAGCATCCTATATCAACCGCTTCCAAACTATCAAAGTAAAACTCTCACCAAGCAAGATTGGTTCAGCGTTGCCTTTCACACTTACCCCTTCCTTAATTGACACGACTCTGCTATTCAGCAATGAGCCTCTTTACTACGGGAATGGTGCGGCATTGGGGTTAGGTAGTGGTGTCCCAGCTTTGAATACCAAGAATAAAAACTATTTCACTGGACGTTCAGACAACTTCAACCCCACCCAAATCTCGACATATCCCAACAATGCCCGTTTCGACCCTGAAGGTGTGCGTGTATCCAATAATGGCAAGCAGATATTTATCTCTGATGAATATGGCCCTTATGTATATCAATTTAACCGTAATACAGGTAAGCGAATTAGGGTCTTTAACCTACCTAGCAAGTTTGCAGTCAGCAACTTAAGTCCCGTTAGTGATACAGAAATCACTGGCAACACGTCTGGTAGAGTTGCGAACAAAGGTATGGAAGGACTTGCAATTACTCCCAACGGTAAAACCCTGATTGGCATTTTGCAGAGTCCACTGCTTCAAGACGGTGGTACTAATGGTGCTTATACCAGAATAGTCAAGATTGACATCGAAACAGGTGCTACCGAGGAATACGCCTATCAGCTAGATAATATTGGTACGGCGGCTAAACCGAAATATCCCACCGTCAGCGAGATTTTGGCAATCAGCGATCGCGAATTCTTAGTAGATGAACGCGATGGCAAGGGCTTTGGCGACGGCTCCAAGGCTGCCTTCAAGAAAATCTATCACATCGATCTGACGAATGCTCCAGAAGTAAGCAATATCACCGGGGAAATCAACCTTGTTGGTAAGGCGGTCAGCAAGACCCTGTTCCTTGATGTGGTGACTGCACTAACTCAAAACGGCATCAAAGAAGAGGACATTCCCGCCAAGCTTGAAGGTTTAGCCTTCGGAGAAGATGTGGTTATCAACCGTGTGAAAAAGCATACGTTATTTATCGCCAATGACAACGACTTTCTTGGTACTATAGCGCCAGGTATTGACAACCCAAACAAATTTTTCGTCTTCGCTGTTGACACTACTGACTTACCAGGTTTCGTACCCCAGGATATCAAAGATAGGGATTGA
- a CDS encoding alkaline phosphatase family protein, translated as MKPSKNQGYLLSLLLLSTLSANIQSVSARTTSPVGNLQGGAALLPTGQTITPAAAPGSTFAPLATGLRTDDNADAAEAVSTALSPDGKTLLVLTSGYNQNFKNENTGSTFTYPVLDPQTGKSSSTTTPKAEWVFVYDVSSGKLVKKQQINIPNTYNGLAWAKDGSRFFVSGGIDDRVYVYASNGSQYVPDAPFILLGHNSNQTDPFPKYDGGLLKDTPAKAVATGAVVAGIAVSKDGKTLVTANFENDSISIVDTTTRKVTKEIKFFRPGDKLATGEFPFDVAIKSAENGQAAKVFISSQRDNEVLAVDIISGQITRIPIGSQPNKVLLSSSQNRLYVANGNDDSISVIDTNNNRVVQTISLSRPGEKYKGANPNSLTLNPDGRTLYVTLGGENAIAVVDLQGGRVNGRIPTGWYPNSVSVSQDGQRLYVVNAKSNSGPNPAGNLTTPAGLARNTNFKNEYNWALEKAGISIIPVPKGATLGTLSAQVDKNNGFYNRRPDRTMRYLQGKIKHVIYIVKENRTYDQVLGDLPLGNGDPTLTLFPNNISPNHHKLSFGFATFDNFYDSGESSGVGWNWSTYGRTTDYTEKTQSVLYGNAGFNGLTYDYEGTNRNISLALSQTSSNKSPINTRITGILDPSGHSSILPGDRDVDAPEGDGNLQPDAIGGYLWDTALRAGKTVRNYGFFVDNAVPYTTSQSDPTKPDPKNLTYIPISPTPYADKIPQAPVTKTVLLDKTDLYFRSFDQNNADTYLYSEWERDLKQNGLPNLMLVRLSHDHFGSFGTALAGLNTPELQMADNDYAIGKLVEKISHLPEWKETAIFIIEDDSQNGPDHVDSHRSLAYIISPYTKRGALVSTNYNTISVLRTMEDLLNIGYLAITDANSEPMSDAFTREPNFEPYTAIVPGNLCTNPVDPKLVPACQDRNVEKTAAMPILNPKKWWAAMTKDFNFVGEDKLDPEEFNEILWAGIKGDGIPYPEERNRKDLRQNRAQMLKHWELSQRDNSTEAKK; from the coding sequence ATGAAACCTAGCAAAAATCAAGGGTATCTATTAAGTCTTTTGCTCTTAAGTACCTTGAGTGCAAATATACAATCAGTTAGCGCTCGAACTACCAGCCCCGTTGGTAACTTACAGGGTGGAGCCGCTTTGCTACCCACAGGTCAAACCATTACACCCGCAGCAGCACCAGGATCAACGTTTGCACCTTTAGCAACTGGTTTGCGTACAGATGATAATGCTGATGCGGCTGAAGCAGTAAGCACAGCCCTCAGCCCTGATGGAAAAACTTTACTGGTGCTTACCAGTGGCTATAATCAAAACTTCAAAAATGAAAACACGGGCAGTACTTTCACTTATCCTGTATTAGACCCACAAACTGGCAAGTCAAGTAGTACAACAACTCCAAAAGCAGAATGGGTTTTTGTCTATGATGTCAGTAGCGGTAAGTTGGTTAAAAAACAACAGATTAATATTCCGAATACTTATAACGGTTTAGCTTGGGCCAAAGACGGCTCGCGCTTCTTTGTATCAGGTGGGATTGACGATCGCGTTTATGTTTATGCGTCTAACGGTAGCCAGTATGTACCAGATGCCCCCTTTATCTTACTAGGTCACAATTCTAACCAAACTGACCCCTTCCCTAAATATGATGGCGGTTTGTTAAAGGATACGCCAGCGAAGGCTGTGGCAACAGGAGCAGTTGTAGCGGGTATTGCGGTTAGTAAGGATGGCAAAACCTTAGTAACTGCAAACTTTGAGAATGACTCAATATCAATTGTTGATACTACTACCCGTAAGGTAACTAAAGAAATTAAGTTCTTTAGACCAGGCGATAAACTAGCAACTGGCGAATTTCCTTTTGATGTAGCCATTAAGAGTGCAGAAAACGGTCAAGCAGCTAAAGTCTTCATTAGTAGCCAGCGCGACAACGAAGTCCTTGCTGTTGACATTATTTCTGGACAAATTACCCGTATACCAATAGGTAGCCAACCAAATAAAGTACTGCTCTCGTCTAGCCAAAATCGACTGTATGTAGCTAATGGTAATGATGACTCGATTTCAGTCATCGATACAAATAACAATAGGGTTGTTCAAACCATCTCTCTGTCTCGCCCTGGTGAGAAATATAAAGGTGCAAATCCTAACTCTTTAACCCTCAATCCAGATGGACGAACACTTTACGTTACTCTAGGGGGTGAGAATGCGATCGCTGTTGTGGACTTGCAAGGTGGTAGAGTAAATGGACGCATCCCCACTGGCTGGTATCCCAATTCTGTAAGCGTCAGTCAAGATGGTCAAAGACTTTACGTTGTCAATGCCAAGAGTAATTCTGGCCCCAACCCCGCAGGAAACCTGACAACTCCAGCAGGACTAGCACGCAATACTAATTTTAAAAATGAGTACAACTGGGCTTTAGAAAAAGCTGGGATCTCAATTATTCCAGTGCCCAAGGGTGCGACTCTGGGTACACTTTCAGCGCAAGTGGATAAAAATAATGGTTTCTACAATCGCCGTCCTGACCGGACGATGAGGTATTTACAAGGCAAAATTAAGCACGTTATCTACATAGTTAAAGAAAACCGTACTTATGACCAAGTACTTGGTGACTTGCCTCTCGGTAATGGCGACCCAACACTTACCTTGTTTCCCAACAATATTTCACCAAACCATCACAAGCTATCCTTTGGCTTCGCAACTTTTGATAACTTTTACGACAGTGGCGAATCGAGTGGAGTTGGTTGGAACTGGTCTACCTATGGTCGTACTACAGATTACACCGAAAAAACTCAATCAGTTCTTTACGGTAACGCCGGCTTTAACGGCTTAACCTACGATTACGAAGGTACAAATCGGAATATCAGTCTCGCACTGTCCCAAACTTCCTCAAATAAATCGCCAATCAATACCCGTATCACAGGTATTTTAGATCCTTCTGGGCATTCTTCTATATTGCCTGGAGACAGGGATGTTGATGCTCCTGAAGGCGATGGTAATCTCCAGCCGGATGCCATTGGTGGTTATCTGTGGGATACAGCGCTACGTGCTGGCAAGACTGTACGTAATTACGGTTTCTTTGTTGATAATGCAGTTCCCTACACTACTAGCCAAAGCGATCCTACTAAACCCGATCCAAAAAATCTAACTTATATCCCCATCTCCCCAACTCCTTACGCTGACAAGATTCCTCAAGCTCCCGTTACCAAAACTGTACTGTTGGATAAAACCGACCTTTACTTCCGGTCATTCGATCAAAATAATGCTGATACTTATTTGTACAGCGAATGGGAAAGGGATCTGAAGCAAAATGGACTACCCAATTTAATGCTTGTGCGTTTATCTCACGATCATTTTGGCTCCTTTGGTACTGCTTTGGCTGGACTAAATACTCCTGAATTGCAAATGGCAGATAATGACTATGCTATTGGCAAATTGGTAGAGAAAATTTCTCATCTGCCGGAGTGGAAAGAAACGGCAATTTTCATCATTGAAGATGATTCCCAAAATGGGCCAGATCACGTTGATTCTCACCGTTCTTTAGCCTACATTATTTCGCCCTATACAAAACGAGGTGCGCTCGTCAGCACTAACTACAACACCATTAGTGTATTGCGGACAATGGAGGATTTGTTAAACATTGGCTATTTGGCAATTACTGATGCTAATTCTGAACCAATGTCAGATGCTTTCACTAGAGAACCCAATTTTGAACCTTACACAGCTATTGTGCCAGGTAACTTGTGTACCAATCCTGTAGATCCAAAACTAGTACCAGCTTGCCAAGATCGCAATGTTGAAAAGACAGCAGCTATGCCGATTCTAAATCCTAAAAAATGGTGGGCTGCTATGACCAAGGACTTCAATTTTGTAGGTGAAGATAAGCTCGATCCAGAAGAGTTCAACGAAATTCTCTGGGCAGGAATTAAGGGCGATGGCATTCCTTATCCTGAAGAACGTAACCGTAAAGACTTGCGGCAAAATCGCGCTCAAATGCTAAAGCATTGGGAATTAAGTCAAAGAGATAACTCTACTGAAGCGAAGAAGTAA
- a CDS encoding VWA domain-containing protein: protein MKVKLLSALNDNNVDVAQTNSQRQLAITIFAIAGEFDQNLPLNLCLILDRSGSMHGQPIKTVIQAVEGLIDRLKVGDRISVVAFSGSAEVIIPNQAIEDPESIKSQIKSKLSASGGTAIAEGLELGITELMKGTRGAVSQAFLLTDGHGESSLRIWKWDIGRDDNKRCVKLAQKAAKLNLTINTFGFGNSWNQDLLEKIADVGGGTLAHIEHPEQAVEQFSRLFGRIQSIGLTNAYLLLSLVPNVRLAELKPIAQVAPDTIELPVEREADGSFAVRLGDLMQDVERVVLANIYLGQLPEGKQTIGHLQIRYDDPLVNQEGLLSSLVPVYADVVRAYQPDSNPQVQQSILALAKYRQTQLAEAKLLQGDRTGAATMLQTAAKTALQIGDKGAATVLQTSATRLQAGEELSEADLKKTRIASKTVLQE from the coding sequence ATGAAAGTTAAATTGCTATCGGCGTTAAATGACAATAATGTTGATGTGGCTCAAACAAATAGCCAACGTCAACTAGCAATAACGATTTTTGCGATTGCTGGTGAGTTTGACCAAAATCTACCCCTTAACCTCTGCTTGATTCTGGATAGAAGTGGTTCTATGCACGGACAACCGATTAAAACGGTAATTCAGGCAGTGGAAGGATTAATAGATCGGTTGAAAGTTGGCGATCGCATCTCTGTTGTGGCTTTTTCCGGTTCTGCGGAAGTCATTATCCCCAACCAAGCGATCGAAGACCCCGAAAGCATCAAATCCCAAATAAAAAGCAAACTCAGCGCTAGTGGCGGCACTGCGATCGCCGAGGGTTTGGAACTGGGAATTACAGAACTGATGAAGGGCACAAGAGGAGCAGTTTCTCAGGCGTTTCTGCTGACGGATGGGCATGGTGAAAGCAGTTTGCGGATTTGGAAGTGGGATATTGGGCGAGATGACAATAAGCGCTGTGTCAAACTGGCGCAAAAAGCTGCCAAACTGAACCTAACTATCAACACTTTCGGATTTGGCAATAGCTGGAATCAAGATTTGCTAGAAAAAATTGCTGATGTCGGTGGTGGTACTCTAGCTCATATTGAACATCCTGAACAAGCTGTGGAGCAATTTAGCCGACTATTTGGAAGGATTCAGTCAATTGGGCTAACAAATGCCTACTTGCTGTTATCTCTAGTGCCGAATGTCCGATTAGCAGAATTGAAGCCCATTGCCCAAGTTGCCCCAGACACAATCGAGTTACCAGTGGAACGAGAAGCTGATGGTAGCTTTGCTGTACGTTTGGGAGATTTGATGCAGGATGTAGAAAGGGTAGTTTTGGCTAATATTTATCTGGGACAGTTGCCAGAGGGAAAACAAACGATCGGGCATCTGCAAATTCGCTATGATGACCCGTTAGTTAACCAAGAAGGCTTACTTTCCTCCCTGGTGCCGGTGTATGCAGACGTAGTGCGGGCGTATCAACCAGATTCTAATCCGCAGGTACAGCAGTCTATTTTAGCATTAGCGAAGTATCGCCAAACCCAGTTAGCCGAGGCGAAATTGCTACAAGGCGATCGCACTGGTGCAGCTACAATGCTACAAACAGCAGCCAAAACCGCTTTACAAATCGGGGATAAAGGTGCGGCGACAGTGTTGCAAACTTCTGCCACTCGCTTGCAAGCTGGGGAAGAACTTTCGGAAGCAGACTTGAAGAAGACTAGAATTGCATCAAAAACCGTTTTACAGGAATAG
- a CDS encoding ATP-dependent Clp protease proteolytic subunit, with product MPIGVPKVPYRMPGGQYTDWISIYDRLYRERIIFLGRDIDDEIANQIIAVMLYLDSDDPGKDIYLYINSPGGMVTSGMAIFDTMQHIKSDVVTICVGLAASMGSFLLAAGTKGKRLALPHSRIMIHQPSGGTRGQATDIEIEAREILRIRHQLNGIYADKTGQTIAKIEKDMDRDFFMSAEEAKEYGLIDRVIEERTSIVTGE from the coding sequence ATGCCTATAGGCGTTCCTAAAGTTCCTTACCGGATGCCCGGAGGACAATATACAGATTGGATTAGCATCTACGATCGCCTTTACCGGGAACGGATTATATTCTTGGGACGAGACATTGATGATGAAATTGCCAATCAAATAATTGCTGTAATGCTGTATCTGGATTCAGATGATCCAGGTAAAGATATTTATTTATACATCAATTCCCCAGGTGGAATGGTTACATCTGGCATGGCTATTTTTGACACCATGCAACATATAAAATCAGATGTAGTGACTATTTGCGTTGGTTTAGCTGCTTCAATGGGGTCTTTCCTGTTGGCCGCTGGCACCAAAGGTAAACGCCTAGCATTGCCTCATTCACGGATTATGATTCACCAGCCTTCAGGTGGAACCCGTGGACAAGCAACCGATATCGAAATTGAAGCTAGAGAGATTCTGCGGATTCGTCACCAGCTTAATGGCATTTATGCCGATAAAACTGGTCAGACCATAGCAAAAATTGAAAAAGATATGGATCGTGACTTTTTCATGTCTGCTGAAGAGGCTAAAGAATACGGTTTAATTGACCGTGTGATTGAAGAACGAACCTCTATAGTAACAGGCGAGTAA
- a CDS encoding HD family hydrolase, producing the protein MQINRLTQQIQFIIEIDRLKHVMRQTLLIDGSRRENSAEHSWHIAVMAIALVDYAPDGVDIFHAIKMLLIHDLVEIDAGDTFCYDVQGNDSKAAREAQAALRLFGLLPADQGSELRLLWDEFEAGETPTAKFAAALDRIQPLLHNQQTQGGTWRIHGISRNQVMKRLAPVETGAPELWPFVLQLIDDCVIAGYLKDDAALITQDFRAENY; encoded by the coding sequence GTGCAAATCAATCGGCTGACTCAACAAATTCAATTCATCATCGAAATTGATCGGTTGAAACACGTGATGCGCCAAACCCTACTTATTGATGGGTCACGCCGAGAAAATAGTGCAGAACACTCTTGGCATATAGCTGTAATGGCGATCGCCTTAGTAGATTATGCCCCAGACGGTGTTGATATATTCCATGCCATCAAAATGCTGCTAATTCACGATTTGGTAGAAATTGATGCAGGTGACACCTTTTGTTACGATGTGCAGGGTAATGACAGCAAAGCAGCAAGAGAAGCACAAGCAGCATTGCGTTTATTCGGACTTTTGCCAGCAGACCAAGGTAGCGAGTTGCGTTTACTCTGGGATGAGTTTGAAGCAGGAGAAACACCCACCGCCAAATTTGCCGCAGCCCTAGACCGGATACAGCCTTTGCTGCATAATCAGCAAACTCAGGGCGGGACTTGGCGTATTCATGGCATTAGCCGCAATCAGGTGATGAAACGGTTAGCACCAGTAGAAACAGGTGCGCCGGAACTGTGGCCTTTTGTCCTGCAATTGATTGATGATTGTGTGATAGCAGGATATCTTAAAGATGATGCTGCCCTAATTACTCAAGATTTTCGGGCTGAAAATTATTAG
- a CDS encoding VWA domain-containing protein, producing MKVSLQPALNDGNLDANQLNSQRQLGISISAIAETQDRHVPLNLCLILDHSGSMNGRSLETVKKAANRLVDRLNPSDRLSVVVFDHRAKVLVPSQSVEDPEKIKQQINRLAADGGTAIDEGLRLGIEELAKGKKDTVSQAFLLTDGENEHGDNNRCLKFAQLAASYNLTLNTLGFGDNWNQDVLEKIADAGLGTLSYIQKPEEAVDEFNRLFSRIQTVGLTNAYLLLSLMPHVRLAELKPVAQVSPDTIELPLQQEADGRFAVRLGDLMKDAERIILANIYLGQLPAGEQAIANVQVRYDDPAANKVGLVTPNIPVYAHVVKNYQADPNPQVQQSILALAKYRQTQLAETKLQQGDRSGAATMLQTAAKTALQMGDTGAATVLQTSATQLQSGGDLSESDRKKTRIVSKTVLQDTPPQ from the coding sequence ATGAAGGTTAGCTTGCAGCCTGCCTTGAATGATGGTAATTTGGACGCGAATCAACTGAATAGTCAACGTCAGTTGGGAATTTCGATTTCGGCGATCGCAGAGACTCAAGACCGCCATGTACCCCTGAATTTATGCTTAATTCTGGATCACAGTGGTTCTATGAATGGGCGATCGCTAGAAACGGTCAAAAAAGCAGCGAATCGTCTGGTAGATAGACTCAATCCTAGCGATCGCCTCAGTGTTGTAGTTTTCGATCACCGTGCCAAAGTCTTAGTACCTAGCCAAAGTGTCGAAGATCCAGAAAAAATCAAACAACAAATCAACCGCCTAGCCGCCGATGGTGGGACTGCAATTGATGAAGGATTGCGTTTGGGGATTGAGGAGTTGGCGAAGGGAAAGAAAGATACTGTTTCCCAAGCCTTCTTATTAACCGACGGTGAAAATGAACATGGTGATAATAATCGCTGTTTGAAATTCGCCCAATTAGCTGCTAGCTATAACTTGACTTTGAACACTCTGGGATTTGGTGACAACTGGAACCAAGATGTTTTAGAAAAAATTGCTGATGCTGGTTTAGGGACTTTATCTTACATTCAAAAGCCGGAAGAGGCAGTGGATGAGTTTAATCGCCTGTTTAGCCGCATTCAAACAGTGGGATTGACTAATGCTTATCTGTTACTGTCTCTGATGCCCCATGTCCGGTTAGCAGAACTTAAACCCGTTGCCCAAGTTTCCCCAGACACAATTGAGTTACCACTGCAACAAGAAGCTGATGGACGTTTCGCTGTGCGGTTGGGAGATTTAATGAAAGATGCAGAACGGATAATCTTAGCTAATATTTATTTGGGACAATTGCCAGCAGGTGAACAAGCGATCGCTAATGTGCAAGTCCGCTACGACGATCCAGCCGCCAACAAGGTAGGTTTAGTTACACCAAATATCCCAGTTTATGCCCATGTAGTGAAAAACTACCAAGCAGATCCGAATCCCCAAGTGCAACAGTCTATTTTGGCATTAGCTAAATATCGCCAAACCCAGCTAGCCGAAACGAAATTGCAACAGGGCGATCGCTCTGGTGCAGCAACAATGCTACAAACGGCTGCTAAAACGGCTCTGCAAATGGGAGATACTGGGGCCGCGACGGTGTTGCAAACTTCTGCCACTCAGCTACAATCTGGTGGGGATTTATCTGAAAGCGATCGCAAGAAAACCAGAATTGTCTCAAAAACAGTTTTGCAAGATACCCCTCCCCAGTAA
- a CDS encoding J domain-containing protein codes for MDLGDCYRLLGLRSGASFADIKASYRRLAQQYHPDINPDDNKAKDKFIALTEAYKLLLTVVLPEETAAHSTQVSTGRDAAKTTQRQKTPVTTVVNQQPGKPKPPNLLEIEERLKWKTYDQLQRFLQEKRFPQAIALVEALADRLSTDAEVRQWQAIAYQIWGRALISENQLLKARIYLKKALKTDPHNKSLWYEVQRDFQRLEQIF; via the coding sequence ATGGATCTTGGAGATTGCTACCGTTTGCTAGGTTTAAGATCGGGAGCTTCTTTTGCTGATATCAAAGCGTCTTATCGACGATTGGCGCAGCAATATCATCCCGATATCAACCCAGATGACAACAAAGCCAAAGATAAGTTTATTGCCTTGACAGAGGCTTACAAACTCCTGCTGACGGTAGTACTGCCAGAGGAAACTGCTGCACATTCAACTCAGGTGTCAACTGGGCGTGATGCTGCTAAGACAACGCAGCGACAGAAAACACCAGTCACAACGGTGGTAAACCAGCAACCAGGGAAACCAAAACCGCCTAATCTGTTAGAAATAGAAGAACGGCTGAAGTGGAAGACTTATGATCAATTGCAGCGATTTTTGCAAGAGAAACGATTTCCGCAAGCGATCGCACTGGTGGAAGCTTTAGCAGATCGTTTGTCAACAGATGCAGAAGTTCGCCAATGGCAAGCGATCGCTTATCAAATTTGGGGACGGGCGCTAATTTCGGAAAACCAACTGCTTAAAGCCAGAATTTATCTTAAAAAAGCTTTGAAAACAGACCCCCACAATAAAAGTCTCTGGTATGAAGTGCAACGTGATTTCCAACGCTTAGAACAAATTTTTTAA